From a single Apium graveolens cultivar Ventura chromosome 2, ASM990537v1, whole genome shotgun sequence genomic region:
- the LOC141692268 gene encoding protein VACUOLELESS GAMETOPHYTES-like, with protein MEYKHFSHNHNLVFHQVQQGQNIRCSGCELDCSSGFVYACFQCSFYLHEHCGNANRHIMHPADVTHPLILFPSPTYESGSFLCDACGKPGSAFSYCCAVCQVDLHVQCAFMPLKITHRCHRHELKLSTGNPDRDGREICNICTTSLDSKHWSYYCAECDFGVHTFCGTNEVKPVLFVDAS; from the coding sequence ATGGAGTATAAACACTTTAGCCACAATCATAATCTAGTATTTCATCAAGTTCAGCAAGGTCAGAACATACGATGCTCTGGTTGCGAATTAGACTGCAGCTCGGGATTCGTATATGCTTGCTTTCAGTGCAGTTTTTACCTCCACGAGCACTGTGGCAATGCTAATCGCCATATTATGCACCCTGCAGATGTCACACACCCGCTCATTCTTTTTCCATCCCCAACATACGAATCAGGTTCATTTTTATGTGATGCCTGTGGCAAACCGGGAAGTGCGTTTTCTTATTGTTGCGCAGTGTGCCAAGTAGATCTTCATGTACAGTGTGCATTTATGCCATTGAAGATAACTCACAGGTGCCATCGACATGAGCTTAAACTCTCTACTGGAAACCCTGATAGAGATGGACGGGAAATTTGTAATATTTGTACCACGTCGTTGGACTCCAAGCACTGGAGCTACTATTGTGCTGAATGTGACTTCGGTGTGCACACTTTTTGTGGCACAAACGAGGTGAAGCCTGTCCTGTTTGTGGATGCCTCATAG
- the LOC141706055 gene encoding uncharacterized protein LOC141706055 codes for MANKSNKVSDHLVTWSELEGKVVLITGASSGFGWDFSVNLAKAGCKIIAAARRLDRLETLCNLINKSSSSNTPLAVPLELDISADPLVIEAAVQKAWTVFGYIDVLINNAGIRGTTSRTLKLSNEEWNKVLKINLEGTWLCSKYVGTRMRDAGRGGSIINISSIYGLNRVQGIGSVAYSSSKAAMHSLTTVMALEFGIHNIKVNAIVPSVFRSEITWGLYQKAWLRRVLDKLTPQPFFYDATVDPSLTELIRYLIHDSTKYVTGNIFIVDGGTSLAGVPIWSSL; via the exons ATGGCCAATAAGTCAAACAAGGTCTCTGACCACTTGGTGACATGGTCTGAACTGGAAGGGAAAGTGGTACTTATAACCGGTGCATCATCAGGTTTTGGCTGGGACTTCAGCGTTAACCTGGCTAAGGCTGGCTGCAAGATCATCGCAGCTGCTCGACGACTGGATCGACTCGAAACCCTTTGCAACCTCATCAATAAATCCAGCTCCTCAAATACTCCTCTAGCTGTGCCTCTAGAACTTGATATCAGTGCTGACCCATTAGTCATTGAAGCAGCTGTACAGAAAGCTTGGACAGTCTTTGGctatattgatgttttaattaaCAATGCAGGAATCCGAG GTACCACGAGTAGAACACTAAAATTAAGCAACGAAGAATGGAACAAAGTGTTGAAGATAAATCTAGAAGGAACTTGGTTATGTTCAAAATATGTAGGTACACGTATGAGAGACGCTGGTAGAGGAGGATCCATTATCAACATTTCAAGCATATATGGACTAAACAGGGTTCAAGGCATTGGAAGTGTTGCCTACAGTTCGTCTAAAGCAGCCATGCACAGCTTGACCACGGTTATGGCACTTGAATTTGGGATACACAATATCAAGGTGAATGCAATAGTGCCATCAGTATTCAGATCAGAAATTACTTGGGGACTTTACCAAAAAGCATGGCTCCGACGTGTTTTAGACAAACTCACTCCGCAACCATTTTTTTACGATGCTACAGTGGACCCATCATTGACAGAATTGATCCGGTACTTGATCCACGACTCAACAAAATATGTTACCGGCAATATCTTTATTGTTGACGGTGGCACTAGTCTTGCTGGTGTTCCTATCTGGTCTTCACTCTAA
- the LOC141692258 gene encoding protein VACUOLELESS GAMETOPHYTES-like, translated as MEYKDFSHKHNLKNHQVIQGQTVHCSRCERLCLNNTYACLQCNYFLHDYCANAVRYIKKHPSDAKHPLVLIPKPTYCSGSFICNACGQTGSSFSYCCVVCDIDLHIHCAFLPLEVSHKLHQHELKLYIGDPNKKDELSDEFCCKICTKPLSTRQFCYLCIKCEFGAHTSCATNVVKPELYVDAVSSANPGTTSSEPAVVNGLTAEEVIAETYNLQLQMQMAQGLAQLMASFNPSLN; from the coding sequence ATGGAGTACAAGGACTTCAGCCACAAGCACAACTTGAAGAACCACCAAGTGATACAAGGCCAAACAGTCCACTGTTCCCGCTGCGAAAGGCTCTGTCTCAACAACACATACGCATGTTTGCAGTGCAACTACTTTCTCCACGACTATTGCGCCAATGCTGTCCGTTACATAAAAAAACATCCATCGGACGCCAAACACCCTCTGGTTCTCATTCCTAAACCAACCTACTGCAGTGGATCCTTCATCTGTAACGCTTGTGGACAAACTGGCAGTTCCTTTTCTTACTGCTGCGTGGTTTGTGATATTGATCTTCATATTCACTGCGCTTTCTTGCCTCTTGAGGTCAGCCACAAGTTGCACCAACATGAGCTCAAGTTGTATATTGGCGATCCAAATAAAAAGGACGAACTTTCTGACGAGTTCTGTTGTAAGATTTGTACCAAGCCGTTGAGCACAAGGCAATTTTGTTATCTTTGTATTAAATGTGAATTTGGTGCGCACACATCTTGTGCAACCAATGTGGTGAAACCAGAGTTGTATGTTGATGCTGTTTCGTCAGCTAACCCTGGAACAACGTCATCTGAACCTGCTGTGGTGAATGGATTGACTGCAGAAGAGGTGATCGCAGAGACATATAATCTTCAACTTCAGATGCAAATGGCTCAGGGACTTGCTCAATTGATGGCCTCATTCAATCCAAgtttaaattga
- the LOC141692250 gene encoding protein VACUOLELESS GAMETOPHYTES-like — MEYRHFSHHHNLKIHQVTEGQTIRCSGCERLCHNTVYACWQCNYFLHDHCASAARYIKKHPSDAQHPLVLIPKPTYCSGSFICNACGDTGSSFSYCCALCEIDLHVHCAFLPLRVSHKSHQHELKLYLGIINQKDEIPDEFCRICSKVLNTRNFCYYCLDCEFGVHTFCATNEVKPELYVVDDSSANTEAASSNSVNEPTAEEVIVELYNLQLQMQMAQGLAQMMASFNPSLS, encoded by the coding sequence ATGGAATACAGGCACTTCAGCCACCATCACAACTTAAAGATCCACCAAGTAACAGAAGGCCAAACCATCCGTTGCTCCGGCTGCGAAAGACTCTGCCACAACACGGTCTACGCGTGCTGGCAGTGCAACTACTTTCTCCATGACCATTGTGCTAGCGCTGCTCGTTACATAAAAAAACATCCATCAGATGCACAACACCCTCTTGTTCTCATCCCCAAACCAACTTACTGCAGCGGATCATTCATCTGTAACGCTTGCGGAGATACTGGCAGTTCGTTTTCTTATTGTTGCGCGCTTTGTGAGATTGATCTTCATGTTCATTGCGCTTTCTTGCCTCTTAGGGTGAGTCATAAGTCGCACCAGCATGAGCTGAAATTGTACCTTGGTATTATTAATCAAAAGGATGAAATTCCTGATGAGTTTTGTAGGATTTGTAGCAAGGTGTTGAACACTAGGAATTTTTGTTATTATTGTCTTGATTGTGAATTTGGTGTGCACACATTTTGTGCAACCAATGAGGTCAAACCAGAGTTGTACGTCGTTGATGATTCGTCGGCTAATACTGAAGCAGCATCATCGAATTCAGTGAATGAACCGACTGCTGAAGAGGTGATAGTAGAGTTGTATAATCTTCAACTCCAGATGCAGATGGCTCAGGGACTTGCTCAGATGATGGCTTCATTCAATCCAAGTCTAAGTTGA